The following proteins come from a genomic window of Achromobacter deleyi:
- a CDS encoding PIG-L family deacetylase → MLSFIGRTLLLAGLASSAALAAPPTLAQCNGIKDLAVVAHLDDDLLFMNPDIASNVAAGGCVRVIYLTASDAGEGDAYMLGRERGVRAAYAYMAHQPDLWKESAGHAGQRQIARFTLSGNPRVQLWHLRLKDPWLGKGWGSLTPLSRTESEPGQTVDTLGPYPEVYSREQLIDTLAELIRQYQPTTVRHLDDTISVPYTQLCWRCAGHGHPDHIASARLVRAAMVRAPGNYAEIGYIDYPSQERASNLADNEIASKSMIFQHYAWNDYHYCAGPTGCKEPAGPAAAWVQRAYYVSRQDMPPQIYPDGRNGLVVFAAGETNAAANRWDAGQRRWQSLGGRTGGPLVTFGHADGTAGLMARDPLGGVWANKQRHDGTWQGWQPLAGVRVSQIPAVAPRGEAAAVALGYDGLLHWIAPSGIDGSWAPWQSLPPLDGATGAPAVVRGDDGRYIVFASAGGGQLFYTRQLPARKGQRPEWHSWRRVQAPQAAGGLAAIRNHEHRVELYFRQRANNHLTRLEEAGDTTDLDMEWSTPTDLGVPYIGRPAIDADAQGNVIVAILERADGPLWLVEHGKPARLDAAAASPPALHLIDGTLYVVARMAGGPQRYLVLSRRDGVWAASLTLDGMPATGGGPFATLAARPADLPKLGANDAQNAVVVRPSATDPGTLTQEALPTQASRAATPTHVQ, encoded by the coding sequence TTGCTTTCCTTTATCGGCCGGACGCTGCTGCTCGCCGGCCTGGCCAGTTCCGCCGCGCTCGCCGCGCCTCCCACCCTGGCGCAATGCAACGGCATCAAGGATCTGGCCGTCGTCGCCCACCTGGATGACGACCTGCTGTTCATGAATCCGGACATCGCGTCCAACGTCGCCGCGGGCGGCTGCGTGCGGGTGATCTACCTGACCGCCAGCGATGCCGGCGAGGGCGACGCCTACATGCTGGGCCGCGAGCGCGGCGTGCGCGCGGCCTATGCCTACATGGCGCACCAGCCCGACCTGTGGAAGGAAAGCGCCGGCCATGCCGGCCAGCGCCAGATCGCGCGTTTCACCCTGTCCGGCAATCCGCGCGTGCAGCTGTGGCATCTGCGCCTGAAAGACCCGTGGCTGGGCAAGGGCTGGGGCAGCCTGACGCCCTTGAGCCGCACCGAATCGGAGCCGGGGCAGACGGTGGACACGCTGGGGCCGTATCCGGAGGTCTACTCGCGCGAACAGCTGATCGACACCCTGGCCGAGCTGATCCGCCAGTACCAGCCGACCACGGTGCGGCACCTGGACGACACCATCAGCGTGCCTTACACGCAGCTGTGCTGGCGCTGCGCCGGTCACGGGCACCCCGACCATATCGCCAGCGCGCGGCTGGTGCGCGCGGCCATGGTGCGCGCGCCCGGCAACTACGCCGAGATCGGCTACATCGACTACCCCAGCCAGGAACGCGCCAGCAACCTCGCCGACAACGAGATCGCCAGCAAATCGATGATCTTCCAGCACTACGCCTGGAACGACTACCACTATTGCGCCGGCCCGACCGGCTGCAAGGAGCCCGCCGGCCCCGCGGCCGCCTGGGTGCAGCGCGCATACTACGTCTCGCGCCAGGACATGCCGCCGCAGATCTATCCGGACGGCCGCAACGGCCTGGTGGTGTTCGCCGCCGGCGAGACCAACGCGGCCGCCAACCGCTGGGACGCGGGCCAGCGCCGCTGGCAGAGCCTGGGCGGCCGCACCGGCGGCCCGCTGGTCACGTTCGGCCACGCCGACGGCACCGCCGGACTGATGGCGCGCGACCCCCTGGGCGGCGTGTGGGCCAACAAGCAGCGCCACGACGGCACCTGGCAGGGCTGGCAGCCTCTGGCCGGCGTGCGCGTCAGCCAGATCCCGGCCGTGGCGCCGCGCGGCGAGGCCGCCGCGGTGGCGCTCGGCTACGACGGCCTGCTGCACTGGATCGCGCCGTCCGGGATCGACGGCAGCTGGGCCCCGTGGCAAAGCCTGCCGCCACTGGACGGCGCCACCGGCGCGCCCGCGGTCGTGCGCGGCGACGACGGCCGCTACATCGTGTTCGCGTCGGCCGGCGGCGGCCAGCTGTTCTACACGCGCCAGTTGCCGGCCCGCAAGGGCCAGCGCCCCGAGTGGCATTCCTGGCGCCGCGTGCAGGCGCCCCAGGCCGCCGGCGGGCTGGCCGCGATCCGCAACCACGAGCACCGCGTCGAACTCTATTTCCGCCAGCGCGCCAACAACCACCTGACGCGGCTGGAAGAAGCCGGCGACACCACCGACCTGGACATGGAGTGGAGCACGCCGACCGACCTGGGCGTGCCCTACATCGGCCGCCCCGCCATCGACGCCGATGCGCAGGGCAATGTGATCGTGGCGATCCTGGAACGCGCCGACGGGCCGCTCTGGCTGGTCGAACACGGCAAGCCGGCCAGGCTCGACGCCGCGGCCGCCTCGCCGCCGGCCTTGCACCTCATCGACGGCACCTTGTACGTGGTCGCGCGCATGGCCGGCGGCCCCCAGCGCTACCTGGTGCTGTCGCGCCGCGACGGCGTCTGGGCGGCCAGCCTGACGCTGGACGGCATGCCCGCCACCGGCGGCGGCCCGTTCGCGACCCTGGCCGCGCGGCCCGCCGACCTGCCCAAGCTGGGCGCCAACGACGCCCAGAACGCGGTCGTGGTGCGCCCGTCCGCCACCGATCCCGGCACCCTGACGCAGGAAGCGCTGCCCACGCAGGCCTCGCGCGCCGCCACGCCCACCCACGTGCAATAA
- a CDS encoding RNA polymerase sigma factor, translating to MSRNPLLASRETALPDEPGNDNDSVIAKAYARWRLPLLRGLARFKGSIGSAEDALHDGVVKWVAANPALDSIDEQGAYLRKTVHNGVADEFREREAGRRLRTASFDEIAEDAQGWAADEASCPMRAAAHQQRLQRLAEALRELPERQREAFVLSRFDGLTQDEIAARMDISRRMVVKHLARAIAYCEVRVHYATVAQMQQMHRFAAADGGPDNNNKSDAAPS from the coding sequence ATGAGCCGCAACCCCTTGCTGGCGTCCCGCGAGACGGCGCTGCCCGATGAGCCTGGCAACGACAATGACAGTGTCATCGCCAAGGCCTACGCACGCTGGCGGCTGCCGTTGCTGCGCGGACTGGCGCGATTCAAGGGCAGCATCGGCAGCGCCGAGGACGCGCTGCATGATGGCGTCGTCAAATGGGTCGCGGCCAACCCGGCGCTGGATTCCATCGACGAGCAGGGCGCCTATCTGCGCAAGACCGTGCACAACGGCGTGGCGGACGAGTTCCGCGAACGCGAGGCCGGCCGACGCCTGCGCACCGCGTCGTTCGACGAGATCGCCGAGGACGCGCAGGGCTGGGCGGCGGACGAGGCATCCTGCCCGATGCGCGCGGCCGCCCACCAGCAGCGGCTGCAGCGCCTGGCCGAGGCCCTGCGGGAATTGCCCGAGCGCCAGCGCGAGGCCTTCGTGCTGAGCCGCTTCGACGGCTTGACGCAGGATGAAATCGCCGCGCGCATGGACATTTCCCGGCGCATGGTGGTCAAGCACCTGGCGCGCGCCATCGCCTACTGCGAGGTCCGGGTGCACTATGCTACGGTGGCCCAGATGCAGCAGATGCATCGGTTCGCCGCCGCTGACGGCGGGCCGGACAATAACAACAAGAGCGACGCCGCCCCGTCATGA
- a CDS encoding FecR family protein: protein MTDTASSVPPDLLALHEAAAEWLVRRQDASWSAADQRDLEAWLAAAPAHRQAYAQVSRTWRDLAQTPRPALASDRPSAAPRRARRPGGRFWLPGPPAFSRALVAACAALAIAAGVGGYHWANTPDYVLEVRTVAGEMRQVDLPDGSHVALNFGSTLQVRYYPGRREVVLDQGEGFFEVAPDSGRPFTVDARQSRVTVVGTAFDVRTTPDEVFVKVLHGRVRVQPDRHKGGDELSLGAEQGVAVAAGATAYQAVAVGADGIGGWRNGRLVYRRTPLAEVAQEVAQYLGKPVTLGTPGLQALPVSGFAATNAPAAFLEALPDLLPVRVARTADGGYLIQPR, encoded by the coding sequence ATGACCGATACCGCTTCCTCCGTCCCGCCCGACCTGCTGGCCCTGCATGAGGCGGCGGCCGAATGGCTGGTGCGCCGCCAGGATGCCAGCTGGTCGGCCGCGGACCAGCGCGACCTGGAGGCCTGGCTGGCGGCCGCGCCGGCGCATCGGCAGGCCTACGCGCAGGTGTCGCGCACCTGGCGGGACCTGGCGCAGACCCCCCGGCCGGCGCTGGCATCGGACCGCCCGTCGGCGGCGCCGCGTCGCGCCAGGCGGCCGGGCGGCAGGTTCTGGTTGCCGGGCCCGCCGGCGTTTTCGCGCGCGCTGGTTGCCGCCTGTGCGGCGCTGGCCATCGCCGCGGGCGTGGGCGGATACCACTGGGCCAATACCCCGGACTACGTGCTGGAGGTGCGCACCGTGGCGGGCGAGATGCGCCAGGTGGACCTGCCCGATGGCTCCCATGTCGCCTTGAATTTCGGCAGCACCTTGCAGGTGCGCTACTACCCGGGCCGGCGCGAGGTCGTGCTGGACCAGGGCGAGGGCTTTTTCGAGGTGGCGCCGGACAGCGGCCGCCCCTTCACCGTGGACGCGCGCCAAAGCCGCGTCACGGTGGTGGGCACGGCCTTCGACGTGCGCACCACGCCGGACGAGGTCTTCGTCAAGGTCCTGCATGGCCGGGTGCGGGTGCAACCCGATCGCCACAAGGGCGGCGACGAGCTGTCGCTGGGGGCGGAGCAGGGCGTCGCCGTGGCCGCGGGCGCGACCGCCTACCAAGCGGTGGCCGTCGGGGCCGATGGCATCGGCGGCTGGCGCAATGGCCGCCTGGTGTACCGGCGCACGCCGCTGGCCGAGGTGGCGCAGGAAGTCGCGCAATACCTGGGCAAGCCGGTGACGCTGGGCACGCCGGGGCTGCAGGCCCTGCCGGTCTCGGGCTTTGCCGCCACCAACGCGCCGGCGGCGTTCCTGGAAGCCTTGCCCGACCTGCTGCCGGTGCGGGTGGCGCGCACGGCCGACGGCGGCTACCTGATCCAGCCCCGTTGA